A genomic segment from Pseudomonas sp. M30-35 encodes:
- a CDS encoding alpha-E domain-containing protein yields the protein MLSTTASNLYWMSRYLERAENLARMLEVSYSLSLMPQDDHGNGLDELAMPLIITGTLEVYLEQHGEMHAERMLNFFGLDANNPASIYCCLQAARVNAHAVRGRITADMWENINASWLEIRDISQQGIGRYGISHFCEWVKERSHLFRGATFGTIMRGEAYRFIRLGTFIERADNTLRLLDARYELLGEDIDEVEGRSARSYYQWTALLRALSSFEAFAEIYRGSPGARKVSELLLLRPEVPRSLRSCTEELYLMLSSLPGDNGRPAQRLAAELEARLRYTTIDEVLDEGLHTWLNDLILLIRELGQAIHSSYLEVA from the coding sequence ATGCTCAGTACTACTGCCTCCAACCTGTACTGGATGTCGCGCTACCTGGAACGTGCCGAGAATCTGGCGCGCATGCTCGAAGTCAGTTATTCGCTGTCATTGATGCCGCAAGATGATCACGGCAATGGCCTCGATGAGCTAGCCATGCCGCTGATTATTACCGGTACGCTTGAGGTGTATCTGGAGCAGCACGGCGAAATGCATGCCGAGCGTATGCTTAATTTCTTTGGCCTGGACGCCAATAATCCAGCGAGCATTTATTGCTGCCTGCAAGCTGCTCGGGTCAATGCACATGCTGTACGTGGGCGTATTACCGCGGACATGTGGGAGAACATTAACGCCAGTTGGCTAGAGATTCGTGACATCTCCCAGCAGGGAATTGGCCGATACGGAATCAGCCACTTTTGCGAATGGGTCAAGGAGCGTTCGCACCTGTTCCGGGGGGCGACGTTCGGCACCATCATGCGCGGCGAAGCGTATCGCTTCATCCGTTTGGGAACATTTATCGAGCGTGCGGACAACACATTGCGCTTGCTCGATGCGCGCTATGAGCTGCTTGGCGAAGACATTGACGAAGTCGAGGGTCGCTCAGCACGTAGCTATTACCAGTGGACTGCATTATTGCGTGCACTGTCTTCATTCGAGGCATTTGCCGAGATTTACCGTGGCTCACCTGGCGCGCGCAAAGTATCTGAGTTGCTGCTGCTGCGCCCTGAAGTTCCACGTTCACTGCGCTCGTGCACAGAAGAGCTGTATTTGATGCTGAGTAGTTTGCCCGGTGACAACGGTCGTCCGGCGCAACGTCTGGCAGCAGAGCTTGAAGCGCGTTTGCGCTACACAACCATCGATGAAGTATTGGACGAAGGCCTGCACACTTGGCTGAATGATTTAATTCTGCTGATTCGTGAGCTGGGCCAAGCCATCCATAGCTCTTATCTGGAGGTCGCATGA
- a CDS encoding proteasome-type protease, with translation MTYCVGISLEQGLVFVSDSRTNAGVDHIATFRKLHVFGVPGERIIVLQTAGNLATSQSVISLLQQRLNSECINLNSVANLYQATSLVSETMREVMARDSNGVMMQGVDLSCSFIVGGQVSGEAPGLYNIYPQGNFIAATEDTPYFQIGESKYGKPILDRSLDNGASLEHALLTALISFDSTIRSNLSVGMPLDVLVYNANSLHVPSGFRVNEDDVYYQGIRQQWGDALKQLLLELPSTPEQYLL, from the coding sequence ATGACCTACTGCGTCGGAATAAGCTTGGAGCAAGGCTTGGTGTTTGTGTCGGATTCGCGCACAAATGCCGGTGTGGATCACATCGCTACATTTCGTAAGCTGCATGTATTCGGTGTGCCGGGTGAGCGGATTATCGTTCTGCAAACCGCGGGTAATTTAGCGACGTCACAGTCAGTGATCAGTCTGTTACAACAGCGCTTGAATAGTGAGTGTATCAACCTCAACAGCGTGGCCAATCTTTATCAAGCGACTTCACTTGTGAGTGAAACCATGCGTGAAGTTATGGCACGTGACAGTAATGGGGTAATGATGCAGGGCGTTGACCTGAGCTGCTCGTTTATCGTTGGCGGGCAGGTGAGTGGCGAGGCGCCGGGGCTTTATAATATTTATCCGCAGGGCAACTTCATCGCCGCAACTGAAGACACACCTTACTTTCAGATTGGTGAAAGTAAATATGGCAAACCTATTCTCGATCGCTCGCTGGATAATGGTGCGAGTTTGGAACATGCCCTGCTGACTGCATTGATCTCATTCGATTCGACGATTCGCAGTAATCTCTCGGTCGGTATGCCTTTGGATGTGCTGGTCTACAACGCTAACAGCTTGCATGTGCCAAGCGGTTTTCGTGTCAATGAAGATGATGTTTATTATCAAGGTATTCGCCAGCAGTGGGGCGATGCATTGAAGCAGTTGCTGTTAGAACTGCCTTCAACACCTGAGCAATACCTGTTGTAA
- a CDS encoding cytochrome c — protein sequence MKSHTYLGVVLFSVFFTCASSHAAQLNVELGEQSKSWSTAELLALPQMREINIPADVSYKRAMNYKAVPVAVLLKSVKPDEHIQAVAADGFAAELPAAPLLNTQGAKAWLAIEEPSKPWPALGSKDYSAGPFYLVWQNPQAGNIGPEQWPYQVATLRRLPVVAERFPALLPAADASEEVQLGFAQYQKNCMACHRLNKAGDSQFGPDLNLPHNPTEYFKPEFLSRYIRDPQSMRHWPQGKMPTFSEASISNVELKQLLAYLSHMAGRKLQ from the coding sequence TTGAAATCGCACACTTATCTTGGCGTTGTGCTGTTCTCAGTATTTTTCACCTGCGCAAGCAGTCATGCAGCTCAACTGAACGTCGAGCTAGGCGAGCAAAGTAAAAGCTGGTCGACCGCTGAGCTGCTGGCTTTGCCGCAAATGCGAGAAATCAATATCCCGGCTGACGTGAGCTACAAACGCGCCATGAATTACAAAGCAGTACCCGTGGCCGTTCTGCTCAAATCAGTTAAACCCGACGAGCATATTCAAGCAGTTGCCGCAGATGGATTTGCCGCAGAGCTACCCGCAGCCCCCTTGCTGAACACCCAAGGGGCAAAAGCTTGGCTGGCGATCGAGGAACCCTCAAAGCCATGGCCAGCACTGGGTAGTAAAGACTACAGCGCCGGCCCCTTTTACTTGGTCTGGCAAAATCCTCAGGCGGGCAATATTGGCCCTGAGCAGTGGCCATATCAGGTTGCGACTTTACGCCGCCTGCCTGTGGTTGCAGAACGTTTCCCGGCACTTTTGCCGGCGGCGGATGCGAGTGAAGAGGTACAACTCGGCTTTGCTCAGTACCAAAAAAACTGCATGGCTTGTCACCGTTTAAACAAGGCTGGTGACTCGCAGTTTGGTCCGGACTTGAACCTGCCTCATAACCCAACGGAATACTTCAAACCTGAATTTCTCAGCCGCTACATTCGCGACCCGCAAAGTATGCGTCACTGGCCACAAGGCAAAATGCCAACCTTCAGTGAGGCCAGCATCAGCAACGTGGAGCTGAAGCAGCTATTGGCATACCTGAGCCACATGGCTGGGCGCAAACTCCAGTAG
- a CDS encoding transglutaminase family protein, producing the protein MRLSISHDTTYKYDEEVRSSIQYLRITPQQNEQQQVLSWKLNLPRPVRAQRDPYGNILHVLTVDVPHDSIVIGAHGQVDIDDTCESLHEKQSALPFLRTTRLTEPNQALREFASVQCKTRRDRTAMIDLMQALNAHIRYEKGVTTTETSAGEAFAAGCGVCQDHAHAFLACARSLGVPSRYVSGYLYTDDSDHLASHAWAESWLDGAWYSFDITNNLTLPERHLRLAVGLDYLDACPVRGMRRGGGGEQMHAHVDVSPLLMVQAQ; encoded by the coding sequence ATGAGACTGTCCATTAGCCACGACACCACCTATAAGTATGACGAAGAAGTCCGCTCCAGCATCCAGTACTTACGTATCACACCGCAGCAAAATGAACAGCAACAAGTACTCAGCTGGAAGCTAAACCTGCCACGTCCGGTCCGTGCCCAGCGTGACCCTTACGGCAATATCCTGCATGTGCTGACCGTGGATGTACCGCATGACAGTATCGTTATTGGTGCGCACGGCCAGGTTGATATTGACGACACTTGTGAGTCCTTACACGAGAAGCAATCGGCCTTGCCGTTCTTGCGTACAACGCGGCTGACCGAGCCCAATCAGGCATTGCGTGAGTTTGCCAGCGTTCAATGCAAAACGCGGCGTGATCGCACGGCAATGATTGATTTGATGCAGGCCCTGAACGCGCATATTCGTTACGAGAAGGGTGTGACCACAACCGAGACCAGCGCTGGCGAGGCGTTCGCCGCCGGGTGTGGCGTCTGTCAGGATCACGCCCATGCATTCTTGGCCTGTGCCCGCAGCTTGGGCGTGCCTTCACGTTACGTTTCAGGTTATTTGTACACCGATGACAGTGACCATTTGGCCAGTCATGCTTGGGCGGAGTCCTGGCTCGACGGGGCCTGGTACAGCTTTGATATCACCAATAACCTGACCCTGCCTGAACGCCATTTGAGGCTTGCGGTGGGTCTTGATTACTTGGATGCGTGCCCGGTTCGTGGCATGCGACGTGGTGGTGGAGGCGAGCAGATGCACGCTCACGTTGATGTCTCGCCACTGCTCATGGTGCAAGCGCAGTAG
- a CDS encoding acetyl-CoA C-acetyltransferase produces MTEAYIFDAVRTPRGKGKKDGALYSVKPVNLIAGLLHALQTRNNLDTSHVDDIVLGCVTPVGDQGADIAKTAAMVADWDVSVSGVQLNRFCASGLEAVNLGAMKVRSGFEDLVVVGGVESMSRIPMGSDGGAWVMDPETNMHTHFTPQGIGADLIATLEGFSRADVDAYALRSQQKAARASADGSFNKSLVPVVDQNGIVLLDHDEFIRGDSTVEGLAKLKPSFEMMGQMGFDSTALRVYSHVERINHVHTPGNSSGIVDGSALMLIGSEAKGRELGLKPRARIVATAVTGTDPTIMLTGPAPATRKALAKAGLNVDDIDLFEVNEAFASVVMKFMKDMGVSEDKVNVNGGSIAMGHPLGATGCAILGTLLDELEKRELRYGLATLCVGGGMGIATIIERI; encoded by the coding sequence ATGACCGAAGCATATATTTTTGATGCGGTGCGCACGCCCCGCGGTAAAGGTAAGAAGGACGGGGCGCTTTACAGCGTTAAACCGGTCAATCTAATTGCAGGTTTGCTACACGCATTGCAAACACGTAACAACCTCGATACCAGCCATGTGGATGACATCGTCCTGGGCTGCGTGACCCCGGTCGGTGATCAGGGCGCAGATATCGCTAAAACTGCAGCGATGGTTGCCGACTGGGATGTAAGTGTTTCGGGTGTGCAGCTTAATCGGTTTTGCGCCTCAGGCCTTGAAGCCGTCAACCTTGGTGCAATGAAAGTCCGTTCAGGTTTTGAGGATTTGGTGGTGGTCGGCGGGGTTGAGTCGATGTCGCGGATTCCCATGGGTTCTGATGGTGGCGCATGGGTAATGGACCCTGAAACCAACATGCATACGCACTTCACCCCGCAAGGCATTGGTGCTGACTTGATCGCCACGCTTGAGGGATTTAGCCGTGCTGACGTGGATGCCTACGCACTGCGTTCGCAGCAAAAAGCGGCGCGAGCCAGCGCTGATGGTTCGTTCAATAAGTCGTTGGTTCCAGTGGTCGATCAAAACGGCATCGTGCTGCTTGATCACGATGAGTTTATTCGTGGTGATTCAACTGTCGAAGGTCTGGCCAAGCTTAAGCCCAGCTTCGAAATGATGGGGCAGATGGGCTTTGATAGCACGGCGCTTCGGGTTTATAGCCACGTCGAGCGTATAAACCATGTGCACACGCCGGGTAATAGCTCGGGCATCGTCGATGGATCCGCACTGATGCTAATCGGCTCCGAAGCCAAGGGCCGTGAGTTGGGGCTAAAACCACGCGCTCGTATTGTCGCCACGGCAGTAACCGGCACCGATCCAACCATCATGCTTACCGGGCCTGCGCCAGCTACGCGCAAGGCGCTGGCAAAGGCGGGCCTGAATGTCGATGACATCGATTTGTTCGAAGTCAATGAAGCCTTCGCCTCGGTGGTCATGAAATTTATGAAAGACATGGGCGTCAGCGAGGACAAGGTCAATGTCAACGGCGGCTCGATCGCAATGGGGCACCCGCTAGGTGCAACAGGCTGCGCAATCCTCGGCACCTTGCTCGATGAGCTTGAAAAGCGCGAACTGCGCTATGGCTTGGCCACCTTGTGTGTCGGCGGCGGCATGGGCATTGCCACCATCATCGAACGAATTTAA